The genome window ATTAAACAAATATTTACTTGAATTAGCGAATCTTTTTAACTCTTTTTATTCTAATTCAAAAATTCTTGGCAATGAAAATACAAACAACCTTTTGTGTCTAACAAAAGCAGTTGTAATTGTTTTGAGAAACGGACTAAAATTACTCGGAATAAAAGCCAAAGAAAGGATTTAAAAATGAAAACTATAATCTCAATAGCGGTAAATTTTCTGAAAAATCGTGAACAAGCACATTTTAGCGACATTTTTTTAGAAGTTCAAACTTCGTTAATGGCAAAATGGGAAAATCAATTACCAAATTTGTCAACAGAGAAAATTTTAACTCTAAAACGCGGCGAATTGTATAAATTGTTAACAATTGACGGCAATTTTGTTGCTCTTGGAGATAATAATTGAGCGCTCAGAAGCGATCTTAATACATAATTTTTTTTTTTTTTAAAAAAAAAAAAAAAACAGAAAGGAAAAAATGACACTAGTTAACACCAAAACAATGTTGGAAAAAGCGCGGAAAAACAACTATGCAATTCCACATATTAATATTAATAACCTTGAATGAACAAAAGCGGCACTTTTAGCGGCACAAGCAAAAAAATCACCATTAATTATCGGGACATCTGAAGGTGCGCTAAAATATATGGGTGGTCTAAAAACTGTCTATAATTTAGTTACTAATTTGATGGATTTTCTTGAAATAACAGTTCCAATTGCGCTTCATTTAGATCATGGAAGTTATGAAACCTGCAAAGAGGCGCTGAAAAACGGTTATTCTTCTGTGATGTATGATGGATCTAAAGAAGAATTTTCTGTAAATCTGCAAAAAACACAGGAAATTGTTGATTTGGCCAGAAAAACAGATGCGACTGTTGAAGCTGAAGTTGGCCAAATTGGCGGTGAAGAAGATGGGGTGATCGGAAATGGCGAAATCGCTGACCCTGATAATGCCAAAAAACTTGCTGATACTGGAATTGCTTGTTTAGCTGCAGGAATTGGGAATATTCACGGAATTTATCCAGAAAATTGAGAATCTTTGAATTTCGATGTTTTAGAAGAAATTTCTAAAAAAACACAAATTCCGTTAGTTTTACACGGTGGCAGCGGAATCCCAAAAGATCAAATTCAAAAAGCAATTAAACTTGGTATTTCAAAAATTAACGTAAATACTGAATTACAACAAGCAAACGCTGTTGCTATTTCTGAATTTGTGCTTTCTGGAAAAATTAATCAAGGGAAAAATTTTGATCCTCGAAAATTATTAGCACCTGGAACAAAAGCGATTCAACTTCTTATTGAAGATAAAATTGTTGAATTTGGATCTGAAAATCAAGCATAATTTTTTTAATGATTAAGTTTGTTGCAACCAAAGATCAAGACGGACAAAAGTTAATCCAATTAGTTAAAAAAATACTTTTGAATTTTAGTTACAACGAAATTCAAAAGTATTTTCGTAACAAAAAAATTAAAGTTAACAATGTTGTTCAGTTAAAAAATTATTGCATAAAAGAAGGTGATGTAGTCTTAATTTTTGTTGATGAAAAAAAGGACAAAATTGAGAAAAAATTACCAAAATTCAGCATAAATTTAAAAATTATCTATAAAGATAGCAACATTTTGATTATTGACAAACCGGAAAATCTACAAGTGCACGGCGGCGCCTTCAATTTGGATTTAGTTGTATGAAATTATTTGAAAATTCCAGAAAATCAAATTTTTATGCCTTCACACATCGGTAGACTCGACAAAAAAACATCCGGAATTATTTTATATGGTCTTAATTATCAAAGTGTTGTTGAATTAAATAAAAAACAGAACTTTTTTGAGAAAATTTACACATTTGAATCAGAGATAAACCTAAAAAAGTCTATAAAAACCGACCTTTTTGTTCGTAAAAATGATTTGATAAAAAAAATGGAAGTTGTTCCAAAATCGTTAAAATCAACTTTGGTGTCAACAACTTTTTACTCTAAAAATCATAAAAAATTTGCAATTTTACATACAGGCAAAAAACATCAAATCCGAGTTAGTTTGTCACATTTAGGTTTTCCAATTTTGGGCGATGAAAAATATGGGGGTTTAAAAGCAAAACGACTTTTTTTGCATAGTTTTTCCTTAAAATTTAGCAATTTAGAAGGTTTTTTATCCTACTTAAATGACAAAAAGTTTACTTCGAAACCTGAATGGTGATAGGAAAATCTAAAAAATTCTCCCGATTTATAAAAAAATAGTTAAAAAAAACTAAAGAAAATAGGTTTGAATTAGAAAAACTCACGTATAATTTCGCAATTTTTTCCCAATTATTTTAGTATAATTTTCTATTTATATAATTAAAAAACTTCGCTTTTTTGGAGACTAAAAATGGATAGGGAAAAAATAATAAAACTTGCAAAGTCTCTCTATTTTGTTCCGAATGAAAAAGTAATTCAAACGATTTTGCAAGAAAAAGACAAAATGTTGGCGCAAATCAACTATTTACACCAATTTGATACTGAAAACATTGAAGCTTTAGAAAAAATCAATTCACTACCAAAAGGTATTGAAATTTTATTCGACGATTCTCCTGATTTTACTGATTTTAGCGCACATCTTTTCAAAAATTCTGTACACAATAGCAACAATCAAATCATAATTAAAAAGGTAATTGATGACTAAATTCAAACTTAACATCGATCAAGCGATAGAAAAATTAAAAAAAGATGAAAATAACGCTGTAGCTTATTTTTTTCAAGAAAAAAATAATAAAAACGGAGTTTTAGCGGGCAAATTTTTTAGTATCAAATCAAACTTTGCAACCGTTGAAGGTGTTTCTCATGGCTCATCAGTTTCACTTGAAAATTTTCAACCATCTTATAATTCAACAGTTTTTCAAAAATTAATCGATGCTGGGGCGCAACCGTTAGTCAAAGTGCATAATGATGAATTAGGATTAGGTGGAAAAGGTCTTTTTTCTGCTTTTGGAGAAATTGTTAATCCGCTTGATAAAACAAAATTAATTGGCGGATCTTCTTCGGGAAGCGCCGCAACAATTAATTTTGTTCATTTTGCAATTGGTTCAGATACAGGTGATTCGATTAGAAGACCTGCTAGTTTTATTGGAAAAGTTGGATTCAAACCTTCGTATGGTGCGGTTTCACGTTATGGCTTGTTTGCCTATGCGACTTCACTTGACACGGTTGCTTGATTGACTCACAATGTTTTTGATACGATTTTAGTTTCTCAAGTTGTTTTTGGTGCTGATAAAAATGATTTAACTTCTGTTGAAATCGATGTTAAAAAAGTGGAAAAAGAGAAACCAAAAAGAGTTGCTGTTTTTGATTTTGGCGATGAAATTGAGGACTATGTTAGTCAAAAGTTCTATAAATTAAAGGATGTTTTGAAAACTGATGGTGTAGAATTGGAAATTATCAAACCCAATCTTGAACTTTTAAAAACAATTTTACCAGTTTATGAAATTATTTCCTATTCTGAAGCGACCTCAAATTTATCAGCGATTAACGGGATAACTTTTGGAAAAACAGATAAAAATTTAAAGTGAGAAGAGATTTTTCTCAAAACAAGAACGGATGGATTTGGATTTATGTTGCAAAAAAGACTTATTTGGGGGTCTTTTTTTCTTGAAAAAGAGAATCAAGAATACTTTTTTATTAAGGCAAAAAAGGTAAGAACTTTAATCAAAAAGTATTATGAGCAAATACTTGAAAGATTTGATTTAGTTATTTTTCCTGCCTTTTATGGAATTGCGCCTGACATTTCTGGAAAAAATAGCGAAAAAAGTGACAAAATTACTAATTTTATTTTGGCGATTTCAAATTTAGTTGGCAATCCATCAATTAGTTTGCCACTTGGGAAATACAAAAACTTACCATTTAATTTAGCTGTTGATTCAAAAATAAATTCTGATGCAAAACTTTTAGGTTTTTCCCTTTATCTTGAAGAAAAAATAGGTGAAATTAATGTTGAATAGCAAATATTTAATCACAATTGGTGTTGAAATTCATTTAGAACTAAATACGAAGGCAAAAATGTTTTCAAATTCACCTAATTTACGCGGTAATTCTAATAGTTTTTTTAACCTTTTTGATCTAGCTTATCTTGGAACTTTGCCAAAAATCAACAAACTTGCCGTAGAAAAAGCGATTATTTTAGCAAAAGCGCTTAAAATGGAAATTTCACCGATATTAGCCTTCGACCGTAAAAATTATTTTTATCCCGACTTGCCAAAAGGTTTTCAAATTAGTCAGCAATTCCATCCGATTGGTAAAAATGGAACTTTAAATGTTGAAGATTCTGTGATTGCAATTGAAAGAATTCATCTCGAAGAAGACACTGCAAAACAAATTCATAAAGATGAGCAAACTTTTTTTGATTACAACAGATGTGGAGCGCCACTAATTGAAATTGTTACAAAACCTGTACTAGATTCGGCAAAAAAAGCTGCAAAATATGTTGATGAAATAAGAAAATTATCGTTATTTTTAGGTATTTCTGATGCTAAATTAGAAAACGGTTCGCTTCGTGCTGATATAAATATTTCTGTTCGTGATAAAAATCAAGTTGAATTTAACCCAAAAGTTGAAATCAAAAACATTAATTCGATATCTAATATTCAAAAAGCAACTGAACTTGAAATTCAAGATCAGATTGACATTTATGAAAAAGGTGGAAAAGTTGAACAAGTTACAAAAAAATTTAACGATAAATTAATAAAAAATCAGATTTTGCGTTCTAAATCTGATGCAATTGACTATAAGTATTTTCCAGAACCAAATTTACCTTATATCGAACTAAAGCAAGATTTTGTCGATAAAATTCAAGTACCACTTGTACCACTAGAAATTGAAAAAATGCTTGAAAAACAAGGGGTTTCAACTTTTTATATCAATCAAATTTTGAATAATTTCGAATACTGAACATTTTTAAAAAGTTCAAATCCTGAAAATTGGCACTTGAGTGTTAAATTGTTTTTTTCTGAAATTGTTCCAATTATTAACAAGTTAGGAATTCAAAATTTATCGATAAATTTTGAATTTTTTGGTTTGTTAGTAAAAAAACATCTTTTAAATGAGATTTCAAATTCTGAATTTCGACAAATTATTGAAATTAAGCAAAAATCAAAAAACCTTGATTTAGATAGTGTTTTAAAGTTGGTTTCAGAAAATAAATTATCTGATACTGAAGTTAAGCAATTTTTAGTTGAAATAGTTAAACAAGAAACAGTCCAAATTAAAAAAAATAAACAAAATAAAGATAAATTATTTAAATTTTTGATCGGAAAAATTATTCAAAAAACAAAAGGAAACGCTGATCCAAAAAAAGTTAGCGAAATCCTAAAAGATTGGTTAGATAATTTTAATGAAAAAAATTAAAAATTTTTGACTTAAAAAGGTTAAAAAATTTTACTTAACCTAATGTTTAAATATGCTCTTCTCATTAAAATTTTAGTAAATAATTGAAGCGTTTAGATTTGGTGTGCTAATTTACAAAATCATCATTATCCTTTTTTTCAACAACATTTTTCTTTTTTCGCTTTTTAAATTTTTCTCAATATGAATTTTTAAAAGTATCAATAATATGAACTAAAATTATACCTATTGGCCCTATGAAAATGAAAATATCTGCAAAATTAAAAGTACCACTCGAATTTGTGAAAGGTAAATAAAGTAAGTCTTTTACAGTATTATCATTCAAAATTCTATCAATTTCATTCCCTCAATTACCAGCTAAAAGAATTGCCATAAAAACGGTAAGTGAAAATTTTTTACTAAATGGAATTAAAATTAGAAGAATTAACGATAAAAAAAAGGCGAAAATATGAATTCCTTCGAACCCGATAATATGATTAATTCGCGAAGTTACTCCTTGGTGTAAAAGTGGCCGAAATCCAATGAAACCTCAAGAAATATTTTTTATAAAACCTTTTTTAGTAGAAATTTCGTATTCATCTCATGAAAAAATTAAATTTTTTGTTAATTGGTCAATTAGTAAAAAAGCTACAATAATAGAAAAAGCGATAATGATATTTAGAAAAAATCGCTTTTTTCCGACTAATTGATACTTTAATTTAATAAAATTAGTTAATTTTTTCAGTTTGGATTTCATTTAAGACCTCAAAACAGCGTTGGCAAACAGTGTCAATTTTTTCAAAATGGTTTCAGCATCTTGGGCATTTTTGTCAATTAAGTTGCAAAATTTCTGTTTTTTTATCAGAAAAATCAACTTTTGCAACCATTAATAATTTTACAAGATCGAGTGATTTAATAAAGTCAGAATCAGTTTTTAATAAAATTCCAACCTCATTTGATCGGTTAATTTCTTTTGTTTGAATTTTTTGTTCGATTAACTGATATATTGAATCCTTGATCTGAAAAAATTCTTCTCATTTTGTATCTAGTTTTTCGTCAAAGTTGGACTTTTCAAAGAAATTTTCCATATGTACCGAAATTTGTTTGTTGCTTTTTTGAACATATTGATAAATTTCTTCTGCTGTTGTTGGCATAATTGGTGCAATTGCAATGTTTAAAACAAGCAAAAGTTCGTATAAATTATATTGAATTTGCCTTCTTTTTAAGGAATCTTTTTTATCAGCGTACAAAACATCTTTAACAATTGATAGGTAAAAATTAGAAAATTCAATAATAAAATTATTGATTATTTTAACAACACGAACAAATCGATTTTTATCATAATTTTCAATAATTTCATTTTTCAACTTTTGAATTTTATTGTAAATATACAAATCCAGTTCTGTTAATTCGTACTTTTTTGGTTCAAAATCAATTAAATTTGTTATTAAAAACCGAACTGTGTTACGAATTTTTCGATAAATTTCCACATTTTGTTCAAAAATTGACTCAGAATAAACAACATCATTATAATATTCGCTGTTTGCAACTCAAAGTCGGAAAATATCACAACCATATTTTTTCAAAATTACAATTGGATCAACACCGTTACCTCTTGATTTTGACATTTTATTTCCCTTCGAATCAACAACGAAACCGTGGGAAAGCAATTTTTTATAGGGAGAAACTCCAGAATATATAACTGAATTTATCAAAGAAGAGTTAAATCAGCCTCGGTATTGGTCTGAACCCTCGAAATAAATGTCAAAAGGCGGATTTTCACCATTAATATTTGCGGCCAAAAAACTAACTCCTGAATCAAATCAGACATCTAAAATGTCGTTTTCCTTAGTTCAGCCCAAGTTTTGATACTGTTTTGGAAGAAGTTCATCTGTTGTTTTTTCATACCAAATTGATGATCCGTGTTTTTCAACTAGTGAAATTATATGGTCAAAAATTTCTGGTTTGTCCAAAACTGGTTTTTTATTTTGATCATAAAAAATAATTAGTGGTATTCCTCAACTTCGCTGACGTGAAATTAGCCAATCTTTCCTATCAATTATCATTTTTTTTAGACGATTTTTAAGCCAATTTTCTGGAAATTCAATGTTTTCTATGGCGCTTTCTAGTTCTTTTTTGATTTTCTCCACTGAAACAAATCATTGCGGTGTCCCGCGATAAATTACTGGTTTTAAAGTTCTTCAATCATGAGGAAAAGAGTGTTTAATAAAACTCAAGTTTAAAATTGCTGATTTTTCATTTAAAAAATCAGTTATTACCTTGTTAGAATCATCATAAAATAAACCAGAAAATTGCTTTGCGTTTTCATTAAATTTTCCATTATCGTCTACGTGCATAACCATTTCAAGGTTATTTTCGCGACCAATCCAGTAGTCATCCTCGCCAAAAAGCGGTGCTAAATGAACAAGTCCTGATCCCGCATCTAAAGTTACGTGTTTTCCAAAAACAACAGGGCAAATTTTTTCAAAAATTGGATGATGATATTCCACTCCTAAAAGCGTTTCACCAGTAAAACTAGCTATGATTTCATAGTCTTTTCATCCAAAAGTGTTACTTAATTTTTCTAGTAAATTAGCAGCTAAAATGTAAAAATTTTGACCGCTTTTTACACGGATGTAATTAAAATTCAAACCAATTGCAACCCCTGAATTTGCAATTAAAGTTCACGGTGTAGTTGTTCAAATAACTAATTTATCGTTTGGTTGTACAAAATTGTTACCTTTTTTTATGTTAAAGCCGACAAAAACAGATGGTGAACGGTGATCGAGATACTCAATTTCTGCTTCAGCAAGCGCGCTTTGACTACTTGGTGATCAATAAATCGGTTTTAAAGCACGGTAAACAAGATCACGGCTAACGATTTTTTTGAATAATTTTAACTGTTTAGCTTCATAATCAGGAGTGTTTGTTTGATAAATATCCTTAAAATCAGTCAATAAATTAAGTTTTTTAAATTGTTCCATTTGCACAAAAATTTGTGAATTAGCAAAATCATTTGCTTTTTGACGTATTTCAAGGGCTGATTTTGATTCGATTTGATTAATAATTTTGTTTTCAATCGGTAAACCGTGGGTATCTCAACCTGGAACAAACGGAGAGTAAAAACCTGACATAGTTTTGTAACGAACAATTATATCTTTTAAAACTTTATTAAGCGCGTGACCAATGTGAATGTCGCCGTTTGCATATGGAGGACCGTCGTGAAGAATAAACCTTGTTTTTCCTTGTCTATTTTTTAAGATTTTTTGATAAATTTGGTTTTTTTCCCAAAAATCAGTATAAAATTTATCTTTTTCAGGTAAATTTGCCTTCATTGAAAAATTCGAGTTAAATATATTTAACGAATTTTTATAGTAATTTTTATCCATTATTCATTTTCCTTTTCAATTTTGTCCAAAATTGATTTTATATCTATTTCACCTATTTTACGAAGTTTATCTTCTATACTTTCTGCAGGTTTTTCGTTTTTAACATTTGTTTTAATATCTTGATTATTATTGACGCTTTTTGTTGAAAAATCTACATTTTTCACATTATTTTTGCTATTTTTGTCGTTTTGCAAAAAAAATCTATAATTTGTTTTTGCCTTGGTTTTGTAATTTATAAAATCAGAAATTGTAAAGATTTTTAAAGGATTATCAAATTCAAAGACTGTTAAATTTTGATTATAAACAGCGATACTTTTTGGAATCAGTGAAAAATCAAGTTTGGTTGAAAAAACTTTAGGTGCAATTAATCTATTACCAAAATGTAAACTATCAGTTTCAATTTTCTCAAATCGAGAGTAATAGTCGATAATGGCAATCGAATCTGATGTTTCAATTGTTTGACTTGCTACAATAAATTCGCCTTTACGTAGATTTAAAATTTTAACACCTGCTGAATTTCGGGAATAAATTGGGATCTCCGAAAGACTTATTTTCAAGGCGCGATTTTGCGAAGTAAAAAATACGATGTTTTTCAATTTATTTTCTAAAAAAGTTTCAACAATTTCATCGTTTTCTTTAATTCGAAAAGTATTTTGCATTTTTTTCTGTCTAATTTTTGCTAATTGATCCAATTGCATTCTTTTGGCAAAACCAAATTTAGTTATAAAAATTAAAAATTGATTATTTTCAAAATTATCAACAAAAAAAGCATTTAAAATTTCTTGATCGTTCGGTATTCCTAACGTAATTCTTAAATTAATAGGCGCATTTTTCAAGTTTAATTCATCAATTTGGTGAACTGGAAAAACAGCAATTTCACCCTTATTTGTTAAAAAAAGTGCTTTTTGTTTTTGATTAACCAAACCTTGAAAAACAAAAATATCATCTTTTGGTAACTGTGTTTTTTCAATTTCTTCAGTTGTAGAATTTTTTAGATCTAATTTTTTATAAAGTCCAGATTTTGAAATTCAAAAATAAAAAAATTCATCTTTAATTAATTCATCATGATTTATTTTTATTTTTAAATCAGAATTAATTATTTTAGTTTTTCGCGGTGAACCATGATATTTTTTAAATTCGTTAAGTAGGTTGATTAAATTTGAATCAAATTCTTCCTTATTTTCGACAAGTTTTGTTAGTCTGCTAATATTTTTTTCTAAATGTTTTGACTCTTCAAGAAAAGTTTGCTGCTCAATTTTTGAGAGACGGTATAAGCGCATCGATGCGATTGCATCAGCCTGAATTTCGCTAAAATCAAAAAATTTCATTAAATCAGCAACAACACCAGCTTTTGAATTATCAGATTCGCGGATAACTTTAATTACTTCGTCAGTAATGTCAGCAACTTTGAGAAAACCCTCGATAATCTCTAATCTTGTTCTATTTTTGAAGAGATCGAAATTAAATTCAGCAAGTTTAATTTTTTTTAAATGGTCAAGATAGTAAAAAATCATCTCTTTAATTGTCAAAAGTTTTGGAGAATTGTCGCAAATTGCAACAGAATTATAAGAATAATGTATTTGCAAGTCAGTTTTTTGTAGTAAATAATTAATAATTAATTCTTGATTCGCATCTTGTTCTAGCTCAACAAAAATTAAAACTCCATTTTGATCTGATTGATCAATTACCTCTTTAATTCCATAAATTTGTTCTTCAAAACGAATGTTATCAATTTGTTGAATCAAATTTGCTTTTGAAATTCCAAAAGGAATTGAAGAAATTTCGATTACTTTTTGGTCTTTTTTTTCAGAAAATTTATAACCTGAAGTTATTTTTATCT of Mesomycoplasma dispar contains these proteins:
- the rpoE gene encoding DNA-directed RNA polymerase subunit delta, whose translation is MKTIISIAVNFLKNREQAHFSDIFLEVQTSLMAKWENQLPNLSTEKILTLKRGELYKLLTIDGNFVALGDNNWALRSDLNT
- the fba gene encoding class II fructose-1,6-bisphosphate aldolase; the protein is MTLVNTKTMLEKARKNNYAIPHININNLEWTKAALLAAQAKKSPLIIGTSEGALKYMGGLKTVYNLVTNLMDFLEITVPIALHLDHGSYETCKEALKNGYSSVMYDGSKEEFSVNLQKTQEIVDLARKTDATVEAEVGQIGGEEDGVIGNGEIADPDNAKKLADTGIACLAAGIGNIHGIYPENWESLNFDVLEEISKKTQIPLVLHGGSGIPKDQIQKAIKLGISKINVNTELQQANAVAISEFVLSGKINQGKNFDPRKLLAPGTKAIQLLIEDKIVEFGSENQA
- a CDS encoding pseudouridine synthase family protein: MIKFVATKDQDGQKLIQLVKKILLNFSYNEIQKYFRNKKIKVNNVVQLKNYCIKEGDVVLIFVDEKKDKIEKKLPKFSINLKIIYKDSNILIIDKPENLQVHGGAFNLDLVVWNYLKIPENQIFMPSHIGRLDKKTSGIILYGLNYQSVVELNKKQNFFEKIYTFESEINLKKSIKTDLFVRKNDLIKKMEVVPKSLKSTLVSTTFYSKNHKKFAILHTGKKHQIRVSLSHLGFPILGDEKYGGLKAKRLFLHSFSLKFSNLEGFLSYLNDKKFTSKPEWW
- a CDS encoding amidase family protein gives rise to the protein MTKFKLNIDQAIEKLKKDENNAVAYFFQEKNNKNGVLAGKFFSIKSNFATVEGVSHGSSVSLENFQPSYNSTVFQKLIDAGAQPLVKVHNDELGLGGKGLFSAFGEIVNPLDKTKLIGGSSSGSAATINFVHFAIGSDTGDSIRRPASFIGKVGFKPSYGAVSRYGLFAYATSLDTVAWLTHNVFDTILVSQVVFGADKNDLTSVEIDVKKVEKEKPKRVAVFDFGDEIEDYVSQKFYKLKDVLKTDGVELEIIKPNLELLKTILPVYEIISYSEATSNLSAINGITFGKTDKNLKWEEIFLKTRTDGFGFMLQKRLIWGSFFLEKENQEYFFIKAKKVRTLIKKYYEQILERFDLVIFPAFYGIAPDISGKNSEKSDKITNFILAISNLVGNPSISLPLGKYKNLPFNLAVDSKINSDAKLLGFSLYLEEKIGEINVE
- the gatB gene encoding Asp-tRNA(Asn)/Glu-tRNA(Gln) amidotransferase subunit GatB, giving the protein MNSKYLITIGVEIHLELNTKAKMFSNSPNLRGNSNSFFNLFDLAYLGTLPKINKLAVEKAIILAKALKMEISPILAFDRKNYFYPDLPKGFQISQQFHPIGKNGTLNVEDSVIAIERIHLEEDTAKQIHKDEQTFFDYNRCGAPLIEIVTKPVLDSAKKAAKYVDEIRKLSLFLGISDAKLENGSLRADINISVRDKNQVEFNPKVEIKNINSISNIQKATELEIQDQIDIYEKGGKVEQVTKKFNDKLIKNQILRSKSDAIDYKYFPEPNLPYIELKQDFVDKIQVPLVPLEIEKMLEKQGVSTFYINQILNNFEYWTFLKSSNPENWHLSVKLFFSEIVPIINKLGIQNLSINFEFFGLLVKKHLLNEISNSEFRQIIEIKQKSKNLDLDSVLKLVSENKLSDTEVKQFLVEIVKQETVQIKKNKQNKDKLFKFLIGKIIQKTKGNADPKKVSEILKDWLDNFNEKN
- a CDS encoding signal peptidase II, which gives rise to MKSKLKKLTNFIKLKYQLVGKKRFFLNIIIAFSIIVAFLLIDQLTKNLIFSWDEYEISTKKGFIKNISWGFIGFRPLLHQGVTSRINHIIGFEGIHIFAFFLSLILLILIPFSKKFSLTVFMAILLAGNWGNEIDRILNDNTVKDLLYLPFTNSSGTFNFADIFIFIGPIGIILVHIIDTFKNSYWEKFKKRKKKNVVEKKDNDDFVN
- the ileS gene encoding isoleucine--tRNA ligase, with translation MDKNYYKNSLNIFNSNFSMKANLPEKDKFYTDFWEKNQIYQKILKNRQGKTRFILHDGPPYANGDIHIGHALNKVLKDIIVRYKTMSGFYSPFVPGWDTHGLPIENKIINQIESKSALEIRQKANDFANSQIFVQMEQFKKLNLLTDFKDIYQTNTPDYEAKQLKLFKKIVSRDLVYRALKPIYWSPSSQSALAEAEIEYLDHRSPSVFVGFNIKKGNNFVQPNDKLVIWTTTPWTLIANSGVAIGLNFNYIRVKSGQNFYILAANLLEKLSNTFGWKDYEIIASFTGETLLGVEYHHPIFEKICPVVFGKHVTLDAGSGLVHLAPLFGEDDYWIGRENNLEMVMHVDDNGKFNENAKQFSGLFYDDSNKVITDFLNEKSAILNLSFIKHSFPHDWRTLKPVIYRGTPQWFVSVEKIKKELESAIENIEFPENWLKNRLKKMIIDRKDWLISRQRSWGIPLIIFYDQNKKPVLDKPEIFDHIISLVEKHGSSIWYEKTTDELLPKQYQNLGWTKENDILDVWFDSGVSFLAANINGENPPFDIYFEGSDQYRGWFNSSLINSVIYSGVSPYKKLLSHGFVVDSKGNKMSKSRGNGVDPIVILKKYGCDIFRLWVANSEYYNDVVYSESIFEQNVEIYRKIRNTVRFLITNLIDFEPKKYELTELDLYIYNKIQKLKNEIIENYDKNRFVRVVKIINNFIIEFSNFYLSIVKDVLYADKKDSLKRRQIQYNLYELLLVLNIAIAPIMPTTAEEIYQYVQKSNKQISVHMENFFEKSNFDEKLDTKWEEFFQIKDSIYQLIEQKIQTKEINRSNEVGILLKTDSDFIKSLDLVKLLMVAKVDFSDKKTEILQLNWQKCPRCWNHFEKIDTVCQRCFEVLNEIQTEKIN
- a CDS encoding DNA topoisomerase IV subunit A, translating into MNKNLDLVISSKLEKILAEKFIRYSKYIIQHRAIPDVRDGLKPVQRRILYSMWQLGLKNSKNYKKSARVVGDVIGKYHPHGDSSIYDALVRLSQEWKMNVPLVEMHGNKGSIDDDPPAAMRYTEVRLTQISEHLLELISKNVVTFCPNFDDSEKEPTILPAIFPNLLINGAIGIASGFATEIPPHNLSEVVDAAILMIKNPGITIDEISKVILGPDFPTGGIVYGKSGIFDAFKTGKGKIKITSGYKFSEKKDQKVIEISSIPFGISKANLIQQIDNIRFEEQIYGIKEVIDQSDQNGVLIFVELEQDANQELIINYLLQKTDLQIHYSYNSVAICDNSPKLLTIKEMIFYYLDHLKKIKLAEFNFDLFKNRTRLEIIEGFLKVADITDEVIKVIRESDNSKAGVVADLMKFFDFSEIQADAIASMRLYRLSKIEQQTFLEESKHLEKNISRLTKLVENKEEFDSNLINLLNEFKKYHGSPRKTKIINSDLKIKINHDELIKDEFFYFWISKSGLYKKLDLKNSTTEEIEKTQLPKDDIFVFQGLVNQKQKALFLTNKGEIAVFPVHQIDELNLKNAPINLRITLGIPNDQEILNAFFVDNFENNQFLIFITKFGFAKRMQLDQLAKIRQKKMQNTFRIKENDEIVETFLENKLKNIVFFTSQNRALKISLSEIPIYSRNSAGVKILNLRKGEFIVASQTIETSDSIAIIDYYSRFEKIETDSLHFGNRLIAPKVFSTKLDFSLIPKSIAVYNQNLTVFEFDNPLKIFTISDFINYKTKAKTNYRFFLQNDKNSKNNVKNVDFSTKSVNNNQDIKTNVKNEKPAESIEDKLRKIGEIDIKSILDKIEKENE